One window from the genome of Rhizobium sp. Pop5 encodes:
- a CDS encoding nucleotidyltransferase and HEPN domain-containing protein — protein sequence MFSTRPRSLLFMMKSSLNHMPLRKQREIGRVLEILHEEFEDALKDGTAEFKKRGRILKIILFGSYAKGGWVDEPFTMKGYRSDFDLLIIVNNRKLCEFAEYWYKAADRLIHDKSIETPVSFIVHSRREVNTYLKEGQYFFSDIRREGIVLYELDDEPLAEPQPLSPGDRLRIAKGHFESRARLLKQFSEGAAFHISRGNFDVAAFDLHQTLEQAYACVLLTLTNYGPPSHNIKFLRSLAEEQDRRLAEAFPRDQHRERAWFNTLNEAYVKARYSKHYEISEEALNWLSMQTSSLLELVETVCSEHLAMLEGKIDHLERIEP from the coding sequence TGCTCTTCATGATGAAATCATCCCTCAACCACATGCCACTTCGCAAGCAGCGCGAGATTGGCCGCGTTCTGGAAATTCTCCACGAGGAATTCGAGGACGCGTTGAAGGATGGTACGGCAGAATTCAAGAAGCGCGGCAGGATCCTCAAGATCATTCTGTTCGGCTCCTACGCCAAGGGTGGCTGGGTGGATGAACCTTTTACGATGAAGGGATATCGCTCTGATTTCGATCTCTTGATCATCGTCAACAACCGCAAGCTCTGCGAGTTCGCCGAGTACTGGTACAAGGCCGCTGACCGGCTTATCCACGACAAGTCGATCGAAACGCCCGTGAGTTTCATCGTCCACTCCAGGCGCGAGGTGAACACCTACCTCAAGGAAGGGCAATACTTCTTCTCCGATATCCGGAGGGAAGGCATCGTACTCTACGAACTGGATGACGAGCCGCTTGCGGAGCCTCAACCGCTCTCGCCAGGGGATCGATTGAGGATTGCGAAAGGCCATTTTGAAAGTCGCGCGAGGCTACTTAAACAGTTTTCAGAAGGCGCCGCTTTTCATATCAGCAGAGGCAATTTTGATGTGGCAGCATTCGATTTGCATCAGACTCTGGAACAGGCCTACGCCTGTGTTCTCCTCACCCTCACTAACTACGGCCCGCCTTCCCACAACATCAAATTCCTCCGCTCGCTTGCCGAGGAACAGGATCGGCGTCTTGCTGAGGCATTTCCCAGGGATCAGCATCGTGAGCGCGCCTGGTTCAACACGCTGAACGAGGCCTATGTCAAGGCACGGTACTCAAAGCATTACGAAATCAGCGAGGAGGCTCTCAACTGGCTTTCAATGCAAACTTCTTCATTGCTTGAGCTGGTCGAGACGGTGTGCTCCGAACATCTGGCGATGCTTGAGGGGAAAATTGATCACCTTGAACGGATCGAACCGTAA